The genomic window TGACCCCCGAGGAGAGCCTGTTGAGGGCAATCTTCGGCGAGAAGGCCAAGGACGTCCGCGACGCCTCCCTCAAGGCCCCTCCCGGTCTGGAGGGCAAGATAATCGGCATCAAGACCTTCTCCCGCAAATCCAAGGAGCGTTCGGACCACCTCACCGAGAACGAGCTCGACTCCATCGAGGAGTACAAGCGGTACAAGGAGGAGGAGCTGGCGCGCCTGGAGAAGGAAGAAGGGTACGCCCTCAAGCGGTTACTCGTCCTGAAGTGGCCCAAGATAAAGGCCACCGAGGCCCGCGCCAAGGCCCAGGACATCGTGGACGAGCTCATCGAGGTGGACGCCGACTTCGCCGAGCGCATCGTGGATACCCTGGACCGATACGAGGAGATGAAGGCCAGGGTCGATCTGCAGACCAAGATAAAGATTGACCGCATCGAGCGCGGTGACGAGCTTCCCCCGGGCATCTACTCCATTGTCAAGGTGTACGTGGCCCGCAAGAGCCGCCTGTCGGTGGGCGACAAGATGGCCGGACGCCACGGAAACAAGGGCGTCGTGTCAATCGTCGTGTCCCAGGAGGATATGCCCTACCTCCCCGACGGGACGCCCATCCAGATGGTGCTCAACCCCCTGGGCGTGACGAGCCGGATGAACGTGGGGCAGATTATGGAGACCCACATCGGCTGGGCGGCCCACGAGCTCGGATACTACGTGGCCACCCCCGTCTTCGAGGGCGCCACCGAGGAGGAGGTCAAGGAGCTGTTGAAGAAGGCCGGCCTGCCCGAGAACGGCAAGAGCGTTCTCTACGACGGCAAGACCGGCGAGCACTTCGACACCGAGGTCTCCGTGGGTTACATGTACATGATGAAGCTCTCCCACCTGGCCGAGGAGAAGATTCACGCCCGGTCCATCGGCCCGTACTCCCTGGTCACCCAGCAGCCGCTGGGCGGGCGGGCGCAGATGGGCGGCCAGCGCTTCGGCGAGATGGAGGTCTGGGCTGTCGAGGCCTACGGCGCCGCCCACACGCTGCGAGAGCTCCTCACGGTCAAGTCCGACGACGTGCCCGGACGATCCATGATGTATGAGGCCATCGTCAAGGGCGAGAACACGCCGGAGCCGGGTATCCCCGAGAGCTTCAACGTCCTGCGGCGTGAGCTGATGGGGCTCTGCCTGGACATGCAATTAGAGGAGTAGGGGCGGTCCCGTAGGACGATTCCGTAGGACGAGTCCTCTGTGGCCGCCGGGGTTCGGTTGCCAAACAAGGGGCGTAGGGCGACCCGTAGGACGAGTCCTCTGCGGTCGCCCGCGGGCGGGGACAGAGCCCCGCCCCTACGCAGAAAATTTTTACTCGCATAACGAGCCAGAAGAGGGATTGATGAGCTACACGTCCATACCGCCTTTTCAACCCGCGAAGACGCCCCATTTCAACAAGATACGCATCACCATGGCCTCGCCGGAGACGATCCGCTCCTGGTCCAACGGCGAGGTGAAGAAGGCTGAGACCATCAACTACCGCACCCTGCGCGCGGAGAAGGACGGTCTCTTCTGCGAGCGCATCTTCGGGCCCACCCGCGACTGGGAGTGCTTCTGCGGAAAGTACAAGCGGGTGAAGAACAAGGGGGTCATCTGCGACCGCTGCGGCGTCGAGGTGACGCTGGCCAAGGTCCGGCGGGAGCGGCTTGGGCACATCGAGCTCGAGGTGCCGGTGGCCCACATCTGGTACGTCAAGGGCACCCCCAGCCGGGTGGCCACCCTGTTGAACATCTCCACCCGGGATCTGGAGCGGGTTTTATACTACGAGAGCTACATCGTCACCGACCCCGGCTCGACGCCCCTTACGTTCAAGCAGCTTCTGACCGAGGAGCAGTACCAGAAAGCGCGGGCGGCCTTCAGCTACGACTTCGAGGCCGACATGGGAGCCGGGGTCATCCGGGAAATGCTCACCGCCATAGACCTCGAGGACCTGGTGACCGACCTCAGGGTCGAGCTCGAGGCGGCCTCATCGAAGCAGGCGCGGCACAGCATCCTCAAGCGGCTGGGTATCGCCGAGAGCTTCCGCAAGAGCGGTAACCGGCCCGAGTGGATGATCCTCGACGTTATCCCGGTGATTCCGCCCGAGCTGCGGCCCCTGGTCCCCCTGGACGGGGGACGCTTCGCCACCAGCGACCTGAACGACCTCTACCGCTCGGTGATCCACCGCAACAACCGTCTGCGTCGCCTTAAGGAGCTGTCGGCTCCGGCGGTCATCCTGCGCAACGAGAAGCGGATGCTGCAGGAAGCCGTGGACGCGCTCTTCGATAACGGCCGCCGCGGGCGCGCCGTGCGCGGCTCCGGCAACCGGCCGCTAAAGTCCCTTTCACACACGGTCAAGGGCAAGATGGGCCGGTTCCGCCAGAACCTTCTGGGCAAGCGGGTGGACTACTCCGGCCGCTCGGTCATCGTCGTCGGTCCGGAGCTCAAGCTCCACCAGTGCGGCATCCCGAAGCGGATGGCCCTGGAGCTCTTCCGCCCCTTCGTCATCATGCGCCTCGAGCAGGCGGGCATCGTCCACACCGTCAAGAGCGCTCGAAAGCTCCTGGATCAGGTTTCGCCGGAGGTTTGGGACATCCTGGAGGAGATCATCCAGGACCACCCGGTGATGCTCAACCGCGCACCGACCCTGCACCGCCTCGGCATCCAGGCCTTCCAGCCGGTGCTGGTCGAGGGCGAGGCGATTCGCATCCACCCCCTGGTGTGCACCGCGTTCAACGCGGACTTCGACGGCGACCAGATGGCGGTCCACGTGCCGCTCTCCGTGGAGAGCCAGCTCGAGTGCCGCCTGTTGATGCTCTCGACGCACAACATCCTCTCCCCGGCCAACGGCTCGGCCCTGGCCACGCCTACCAAGGACATGGTCCTGGGCGTGTACTACATGACGAAGCCGAAGCTGGAGCGCACCCCGCCACAGAAGTGCCGCCGATTCCAGGAACTTGACGCGGTCAAGCTCGGCTACGACCTGGGGATGCTGAACCTCCACGATGACTTGTTGGTCCGGCGCGACCCCGACTGGCATGTCTACCCCGAGGACACCCACGGCGAAAGCTGGGTCTACACCACCGCGGGCATCGTTCTCTTCAACCTGCTGCTGCCGGCCAAGATGCGCTGGGATTCGCGGCTGATGAGGAAGAGCGCCGTCACGAAGCTCGTCGGAGAATGCTTCAAGCGTTACGGCGAGGACCAGACCGTCGAGCTCTTGGACAACCTCAAGTGGGCCGGATTCCGGTTCGCCACCCAGTCGGGCCTCACCGTGG from bacterium includes these protein-coding regions:
- the rpoC gene encoding DNA-directed RNA polymerase subunit beta', encoding MSYTSIPPFQPAKTPHFNKIRITMASPETIRSWSNGEVKKAETINYRTLRAEKDGLFCERIFGPTRDWECFCGKYKRVKNKGVICDRCGVEVTLAKVRRERLGHIELEVPVAHIWYVKGTPSRVATLLNISTRDLERVLYYESYIVTDPGSTPLTFKQLLTEEQYQKARAAFSYDFEADMGAGVIREMLTAIDLEDLVTDLRVELEAASSKQARHSILKRLGIAESFRKSGNRPEWMILDVIPVIPPELRPLVPLDGGRFATSDLNDLYRSVIHRNNRLRRLKELSAPAVILRNEKRMLQEAVDALFDNGRRGRAVRGSGNRPLKSLSHTVKGKMGRFRQNLLGKRVDYSGRSVIVVGPELKLHQCGIPKRMALELFRPFVIMRLEQAGIVHTVKSARKLLDQVSPEVWDILEEIIQDHPVMLNRAPTLHRLGIQAFQPVLVEGEAIRIHPLVCTAFNADFDGDQMAVHVPLSVESQLECRLLMLSTHNILSPANGSALATPTKDMVLGVYYMTKPKLERTPPQKCRRFQELDAVKLGYDLGMLNLHDDLLVRRDPDWHVYPEDTHGESWVYTTAGIVLFNLLLPAKMRWDSRLMRKSAVTKLVGECFKRYGEDQTVELLDNLKWAGFRFATQSGLTVGIDDMVIPEEKPLIIHQTEEAVKRVARDYKKGEISNGERYNMVIDAWTDATDQVAEKMFHTLSRDHGGYNPIYMMADSGARDSRQQIRQLAGMRGLMAKPQKKVTGSIGEIIEEPILANFRDGLSVLEYFISTHGARKGLADTALKTADAGYLTRRLVDVAQDTIITLHDCETIRGLDIEALHEGDEIIEPLSDRILGRVVLDDIYHPVTNEVLAHAGELVGEEKALIIEDSGLERVKIRSVLTCEAEQGVCALCYGANLATGKLVDIGEAVGVISAQSIGEPGTQLTLRTFHIGGTASRIIQQTHAEARRPGRVELHNLDTIVNQAGQCLANSRNGHIVLYDDEGNELIKYEVPYGAEVRVEHGHTVKRGDILLAWEPYTSPILSTIEGSVEFVDIVDGVTVAEELDESSERIQRVITEYKDKKLHPQILVHGENDKEEVYSVPIGAYLLSHHDEEVKAGDVLAKIPLEWGKTSDITGGLPRVVELLEARKPKNPATITEIDGRVSFGQPKKGKRSIKVANEVEEREYLVPFGKHVIVFEGDEVQAGDPLTEGD